DNA sequence from the Acidimicrobiia bacterium genome:
CGCAGCAGGTTCGTTGATAGCAGGATCCCTAATTGTGTCTATGGGCTCCTACGCTAAAGCAATTACCGCTTTGCTCCCGGCTGCCCTTGTCTCCGGCCTGCTAGTGCTACTGCTGTTCCCCGAAACCAAAGGAAAAGAACTAGACGAGATCTCTCCAGAGATCGGACCTCCAACCCCCGGAATTACAGGATCCTTTGTCCGGTAAGGGGCCGCGGCTCGAAACTCGGATATGAACCTCTCCGAGCATCTCCTCACAGACCAGGCCTTGTCATAGCTTCCAAATCCAGGGCTCGGTCCACCGCTTCTTCAGGAAGTCCTCGCTCTATGGCAACCTCTCGAATCGTTTTACCGCTCAAGGCAGCCTCTTTAGCGATCTCCGCACAGGCGTCGTACCCAGCCAATGGGACCAAGGCCGTTACGATCGAAAGACTGGACTCCGCTCCTCGTCTACACTTTTCTACGTTTGCCTTTATCCCATCGATACATCTCTCAGCGAACACCCGCAGCGACGAGGACAAGAGTGCCACCGACTCTAAAGCGTTCCACCCCATGACGGGAATCATCACGTTCAGCTCGAAGTTACCCGAAAGTCCTGCCACCGAGATCGTCGAATCGTTTCCTATGATTTGGCACGCTACTTGCATCACAACTTCAGAGTAGACGGGGTTGACTTTTCCCGGCATGATAGACGACCCCGGCTGAACAGCCGGAACTGTGATCTCTGCGATCCCCGCCATAGGCCCAGAATTCATCCATCTAATGTCGTTGGCAATCTTGTACCCCGACACTGCGATCGTCTTCAAAGCGCCCGATAATTCAACCAGACCGTCGCGGGCTCCTTGTGCCTCAAAGTGATTCTGAGCCTCTTTGAACTCCAAGCCAGTGGCATGAGAGATGCGTGTTATCGCCTTTCGCGGAAAATCGGGGTGCATGTTTATCCCGGTCCCCACGGCTGTCCCACCCAAGGGAAGCTCGAGGAGGCGCTCCATAGCGCATTTGATCCTTTCGACACCTGCCTCGACCTGCCTGCGATATCCACCGAACTCTTGACCCAGGCGGATTGGTGTCGCGTCCATCAAGTGTGTTCGGCCTGTTTTTATCACAGAGTTGAACTCGCCCTCCTTGGCCGCCAGCGAGTTCTGAAGGACCTCGAGAGCTGGCATCAGTTTTTTCGTTATTTCTTCAGCAACAGCAATATGAACAGCGGATGGAAACACGTCGTTGCTCGACTGTCCGAGGTTGACGTGGTCGTTAGGGTGGACCTTCGCCGATCCGCCAAGCGCCAACTCCGCAAGGCGCGCGATCACTTCGTTGGCGTTCATGTTCGTCGACGTTCCTGACCCAGTCTGAAAAACATCTAGAGGAAAATGGTCTAGGTGCTTACCCTCTGCGACCTCTAAAGCTGCGGATGCAATGGCGTCGGCGATAACAGGATCTAGCGTGCCGAGTTCTTTGTTGCTCTCGGCAGCTGCCCACTTTATGAGACCCAGCGCTCGAATAATTGAACTCGGCATCTTATAGCTGCTTATCGGAAAGTTGAGATACGCCCTCTGCGTCTGTGCTCCATAAAGCGCATCTTTAGGAACTTCCATCTCTCCCATCGAATCTCGTTCTATACGAAATTCACCCTTTTTCATCGGATCCTCCCATAGCTTCTCGGCCAGCAGATAGTACTATCCGATTATCGAAAGCGGGAAGCGAGGCGTGTGTTAGAAGCAAAGAGGGACCGTGTGACTCGAGACGAAGTTCCGACACCTGCTCTAGTAGTGGATGCATCTGTCCTCGACGCGAACATCTCGAAGATGGCCTCCTACTTCGCGAACCGAAAGACCAAACTGAGGCCTCATTTCAAAGCCCATAAATGTGTAGAGATTGCCCGGGCCCAGATTGCAAAAGGCAGCACTGTGGGCCTTACCTGCGCCACGGTAAGAGAGCTAGAAGTGCTAAGAGAAGCCGGCTTCCCAGATGTTCTGCTCGCCAACGAGATATCCACCCAAGACAAAGCGGAAAGAGTCGCAAACGTCGCACGCGATATCTCCGTGAAAGTAGCTGTCGATTCGCGGCGACAGATCGACCTCCTCGAAGAAGCGTGTTCACAGGTTGGAGGCGAGTGCGGAGTATTGGTAGACATAAACGTAGGCTTGCCCCGCTGCGGAATCCCGCCAAGCCGTGCACCCAAGCTAGCACAAAGCGTAGTTGACTCCCCCCACCTTCGTTTTGAAGGGCTCATGGGGTACGAGGGGCACTGCGTACTGTTGGAGGATCCTCAACTCCGTAGGGATAACACCCTCGCAGCAATGGACCTGTTGCTCGAAGCCAAGGAGGCTGTGGAGGCGGCTGGCATCGAGGTGCGAATCGTCTCCGCCGGCGGAACCGGCACCTACGACATAACCGGAAATCTAGAATTTGTCACTGAAATACAAGCCGGGTCTTATGTCTTGATGGACGACGCTTATTACAAGTTAGGTCTTGGGTTCGAAAGAGGGCTGTACCTTCTTTGCACGGTGATAAGTAGGAGCTCTTCTGCTATCGCAGTGGCCGATGGAGGTCTGAAAGCGCTCTCCACCGACCACGGATTGCCGACTGTTCTAGAGTCCAAAGAAGCGAAGGTAGCGTTTCTTTCGGATGAGCACGCCACAATACTGGCTCCACCCGACCGGAGTGAACTCGAAGAAGGCTCCAAGATTCACCTGACCGTTACGCACATCGATCCGACTATAAACATGCACGACGAGCTGTGGGTACTTGACGGTGAAAAAGTCGTAGACGTTTGGCCCATTGCAGCGAGGGGATATGGAAGGCGATCAAACGGGGGGTGCTAACCGAGTGAGCGATTCAAACTCAGGTGGGGCGCATCACTCAGAAAATTCGGACAAGAAGTGGGCCCTCCAAGCCGACGAGGGAACGGATGACCTTCTAGTAGGGGACACTGTTTTTGCCTCCGGGGCACAGCCTTTGGGTGGCCCGCCGCTTGGTTCTCCTATACCATTGGAAGCCCCTCCTGTCGAAGATTCGCTACCGGATACGCCTTCAGTCCCTCAGCACGGCAGCATCTCGAGCGGAATGGATTTCGGGAAACGGGCGGAGTTTTTCAAGGTTCTCGAGGAAACCCAATCCCAGCAACGGCGACAAGATTTTCGTGGCTCTCCGAACCCCGAGCAAGAGGCAGGGTCCCGCTCGCTCCAGGGCTTTCACGCCTCCAGGATCGGCGAAAAACCTGGCTCAGGCGGCTTTTCTCTTCCGGAAACGATGTCTGTAGAGGGGCCGGTTCCGCCGCCCCCCCAGCAGAGCAGTTCTAGCCCTCCGTTAGATAAGGGACTCGAGGAAGCTCTCTCGTTCCGCCCACTTCCCAGGACTCCAGCGATAAAAAAGGGGGAACTTTCTACGCCTGAAGAGGCACTAGCAGAGACAGCAGAGAGGGTGACTCCTTACCAACCCGCCTCGTTTATGGGTCCGGTGAGTGAGGCCCAGCGATCCGTGATCCCGCCCGAGATTGGCACGCCAGAGGTGCCAGCGCCGCGCGATCGCTATCGACTACCGGAGAGTCTAGAGGCCTCCGTAGAAAAAGTAAGTGAGGCCCAACCAGGTGAGGTCGATGGCGACAAGCACGCGAAGTCGGAAATTTCCCCAATCCCTGGCGAGGATACTCTCGCAGCCGAGTCGTTCAGACGGTTGTTGTGGATTTTCGGAGCAGTGCGCTGGCTGGGAGTGGTACCGGCCACGGCACTTCTGATAGTGCTTTGGGATCAGCTCCCCCATCCATTGGTTTCCGCTTTTGCTCAGGGGTTTGCAGCCGTGGGAACCGTGGTTCTCTTTCTGATCGGGAGGACTGTCAAGATAGAAAGGTTTACAACAGAACTCCCGTATCCCGTAGAGCTTGGAGTAGTTTTCCTCGAGACTTCGTGGATTTCGGTGTCAGTCTGGGCAGCTGGGGGACTTCGATACCCGTTCTACGTCTTCTTTTTCGCTCTCGCTGTAGCAGCGTGCATGCGGGTACATCCCAATCCCCGCCGTGCTTTGGGTAATTGGGCTGTAGTCGTGGTGGGGTTTATAGCTACAGCACTCGCTTCAGGGTCATCACCCTCACAGTACTACCCTCACTATGTAGCGAGCTTAGCGACCTTCACTATCGTATGGGTCCTCGCCGTTGGCTATGGTTGGGTCTCTGACGCTGAAGTCGAGTTCGTAAAGAAATCGCATTCTCGACTATCCGAAGGAACCAAATTGGTCGGGGATGCCTTTCGAAAAGCAGCGTCTGGAGATTTGTCCTCAGTCCGTCTAGATCTCGAAGCGTTTCGAGCCGTAGACGAGCACGGCGTTTTCGCAGCCGTCGAGGAAGGATTCAACTCCATGGTGGAAAGCCTCGGCCGCCTCATTGGAGACGTCAGATCGGCAGCCTCCTCACTCGACGCCTCGGTACAGGAAATTCAAACGGCCGCGGAGACCATAGCCACTGCTGCGATGGATCAGAGCGGCGGTGTGGCGGAGACATCAGCTGCCGTACAAGAGCTAGCTACGACGGCAGCTGGAATCGCCGAAAGCGCTCGCACTGTGACTCACTATGCGGAGGAGACTTCGTCTTCTTCCAAGTCGGGAGCTGAGTCACTGGCTACTGCCTCGGCCGCGGTGCAAGACCTCTCTCAAAAAGTGCAGACCGTCCACGAAAAGACGCATCGCCTGGCCGAGCTGTCAGGTGAAATCTCCAAAATCTTGGAGTTCATCGACGACATCTCGCGTCAAACCAACCTACTAGCGCTAAATGCTGCTATAGAGGCAGCACGCGCCGGCGAGCAGGGAAGTGGTTTCGCTGTAGTGGCAGACGAAGTAAGAAAGCTCGCCGAAAGGACAGCTTCTGCCACCCACGAAATCAAGACACTCGTAGAAGAAGTCCGAAACGAGACGGCGGCTGCCTCCGAGGCGGTTGAGGAGGGGATGAGCTCTGTGGCGAGAGGGTCCGAGACAATTTCCGGGGCAAGGGAGGCACTAAGAAAAATCGAGGAGATGGCCGCCGCGACTGTCGATTCAACTCGGCGAATAGAGATAGCCACCGCAGAGCAGCGGCGCGCCTCTGACCAGGTAGCTATGGCCACGACAAGTCTGGCGGCATCTGCCAAGGAGTTTGCAGACACCGCAACCAGCACTCGTCGGATAGCAGAACAGCTGGCTCGTACCGCCCAGGCTCTATTGGTCTCTTTAGAACGCTTCAAAACTCGCTGAAGCACGGTCGACAAAGTGTTCCAGAGAAACCAACGCCTACCAGGTCTGGAGCCTATGGCAACTTTCTCGCAGTCCCCGGTCTTCGGGTTCCCTAACCCGATCCTCGCTCTAGATCCGCAGCGATCACAGAGCTATCAATTGAATCGTGCCCGGGGGGGGATTCGAACCCCCACGCCCTTTCGGGCAGGCGGGTTTAAGCCGCCCCTGTCTACCTGTTCCAGCACCCGGGCGAACACACACTAGAACGAGTGCACAAAAAAGAGCATTCCGCCTGCGTATATTGGCTTGTCCGAACTGATCCTGAAGGCAGTGTCCCGGGAGGCAGCTGCTCCCTCAGGTGAAGACCTCAGATCGAACTTCAAAATTGCTCCTGGGCCGACTCTAACAGTCTTGCTGAGAGCAGTATCTAGAGACGACGCCAACCATACCAACCGGCTTGGATAGTAGTCGATGCGTACCGTAGTCTCCTCAGAGGAGGGGTTGTAGATAACGAGCTCCGATCTGAAGTCAGGGTTGGTCGTGGCAAACGGAAAGTCAAGCCGCCGATTTTCATCCGTCTGGGGACGCTCAGTAAACCCATCGCTGAACGCCCCGTCGAGGACGAGCGATTCGAGCTCGAATGACACCGGGTGCGTACTCTTCACCACCAGCGAATAAACACCGGACCGCACTCCGAGCCCCGCGCCTACGGCAACATCTAAATCTATGTCGCTTCGACCCGGAGCTATTTGAACCTCCCGCATCTGCTTCTCGCCAGAAGAAAGAACATACTCCAGGCTGACTCGTGCAGAGTCGGAAGCCGGATTGAAAGCCACGAGCGTGGGATGATACCCCGCCCCAGAGAGTACTAAAGGAAAAACTCCCTCCTTGGTAAGGGGTGCCGGCGGGGAGGTGTCGCCTCCGCTGACTCCCCCAACCGAGTAGTAAATCTGGCGTTCCACAACAACGGGCTCGGAGGACCGCACTACCGTAGCTAGATAGTTTGCACTGGAGCCAATTCCCCCATCTTTTGGACTGGAAGTGACATCTACAGTCGCTGGTGCTCTTGGGGGAACAGCGATTGTTGTCTCTATACTTCTGCCGTCGGCTATGTACTCGATCGAAACCCTAGCCTCTCGATCAGCAGGGTTCAAAAACCCGAGGATTTGCGAGTATCCCCCCCCCGTTCTTCCTACTGGAAAGTACGCCTCTGTGGTCGGCTCCGGGAGACCAGAATGGATTGTCCCTCCCGTCCACCCGCGATCGCTCACAAAGAAAAACGATCCACGCGCTGCGGCGATCGGAACATCTGAGTCCACCACCAAACCTAACATCAGATGGCCCGCACCATAACCGCCCCCCCTGTCGAATCGGGTATTGATAGTCAGCCCCTCTTTGGGCATGACCACAGCTCTTCGCAGACCAACCGTCCTCCCACCAGGAAAGTAGTTCAGGTTGACCGTGGCCGCTACATCTGTGGGGTTGAAGAGATACACAAGGTCGACAAAGCCACCCTCATTTCGTCCAGGACCGAAATACCAGCGAGTTCTGGCCTGTTGTACGCCGTTCAAGTAAGTAAGACCGTCCGCCACCCTTGAAGTCGAGCGACCCGATCGGGTCCACCCGACCAGGTTGAACACGTTCAACAAGATAAAGAGAGCAAAAAGGAAGCAAGACACTAAAGTCCTGAGTCTAGGGCCTCTAAAAACAGATGCAATCCCAAAGACGGTTGCAACAGATATCGGAGCCGACAGGGGGTACATATAGCGTCCGACCATAGCAATTCCCCCGAGGAGTGGTAGCACAAGCATGAAAGCGTATCCGGAGACGATCGAGCCTGTAGAGATGAGCAGACTTTGTAGCCGGAGCGACCCCATCGCTGTCGGCCGACTCAAAAGCGTTGGCCTGCCCTCGACAGCCCTGAGACGCAGAAGCCAGAGAATCCAACCTGCGACAGCAAGCGTCCACACCGTAACCGCTGCCGCGACGTTGTAGCGCTTGTCAGCCCAAACCCAGGTAGGCTCACCCCAGATGTAAGACAGGAGTAGATGCCTCGAAGAAGAGAGAATGTACCCAGCCACCGAGCTGAGATTGTCGAGGCTTGGGGCCGGGAAAAAAGCTCCTAGGAATCTCGACATCCTGCTCTGGCCTGTGGCCTCTCCGTAAACAAGGATGTTCCTCGCCAACCATGGAAGGAAAAGGGTCATGCTCGAGGCCGCTACCGGCACGAGCTTGCGAATTCCCTGCTGAAGCCCCAACCGTGCCACGAAAACAACCACCGTTAGCGGCGCAAGATACCACAGAACCGACTTCGTTAGAAGCGCGGTGCCCAAAACCACCCCGCCCGCTAGCAAGCGTCTGTTGTCCAGCGCCTGCTCAGGGGTCTGCCAGAAAGAGACGAGAAGGAGGATCACAACTCCCCCCATAACAGCAGCCAGGGCGTCATTGGTAACCTGGCTCGAATTGAGTAGGTATCCCTGAAGAACTAAAAAGGAGGCCGGTGCACCTATCTGGAGCATTCGCGTGCCAGGAGAAATTCTTCGGGCGAGGCGGTAAGAAACAACAACGGAGAGAGATGCTAAGAACGCCGAAAAAATCCGAACCGCATACACCTTGAGGATTGTCGACCCCGGGACTGCTAAATACACAAGAGCCGCCGCAAGATAGTACATAGGTGGCTGAATAGCCTCGTAGTTGAATCGCCACAAGTTGTCTCTAACCCACTGCGACACGTCTTTTTCAGGAAGGTTCTCTGGCGCAGCACCAGTGTAGAGCCGCAGGGAAGGATCTCTGGGATACTGCCATCCCCATTGGCGATCCCTGCCGATTGCAAGCACTTTCTCGGAAACCACAGTGTCCCCGGCACGCGGGAGCTCGCCGTGTTCGGCCACCAGCTCGACGTATCCGAAGTGCGGGCCCTCGTCCACCACACTCCAAACCGGCTGTATAAGCGCGTACGCTACCGCGGCAGCGAAAACCGCGAGCCAAATTGCCACAGCGATGGCCGCCACATTTTTATCGCTTTCGTCGTAGGGAAACACCCGACAAAGTTTTGTGGCTAGCCTACCCACCACCCTCTCCCGAAGAGATAAGCAAGCACTAACTGAGATCCCGCAAAGAGAGCCCAAAGAATGAGCCGTAGCCGCTTTTTCCGTAAAATCCACCCTAATCCAGCAAAGAAGGGAAAGAACGAAAGCGCGTAGCGAGCGAACGAGTTGGTGGTCCCGGACAAGAGGGGTAGCGAAGAAGCCGAGGCCCAGAAAAGGATCCACGTCCCGTTGAGCTTTCTCACCGCCAAAACCAGTATCGCCACCACGGCTACAACTGTCATCAAGTCAAGCAAGTAGGCCCAATAGAGATCCGGCCGCGTCCCGCCAATGTAGGAGTTAGGCCGCAACAGCTCGCCAGCGGTCTTTATCACTGGTACGAAAACCGCGGACCTTTGATGAGGCCACCCGTCTAGCTGTGCCGAATAGAAAGCGGCTGGATTTCTAAAACGCGCCCACAAGTAAAAGCAGTATGAAGCCGCACCGGTCAAACTCGCGATCCCGGCTGCCGCGGCAAGCGCTGGTGGACGGCATCTGAGACGGCCGAGGTTCCAATTGGCTTTGTCCAGCGCCATCCAAAGAAACGCTGGAGCTAGAAGAACTCCAAAGACTTTGAGGGCACTGGCAACTGCTCCAACGGTGCCTGCAAGCCACCACCTGCTTTTCGACGCAAAGAAAAACGCAGCGAGTACTGAGGCAACGAACGCTGCTTCTGGATAGGGTAGAACGAAAAAAAACGCAGTGGGAAACAGCGCCAGGCTGATCGCTGCGCGCCTCCCCACTTTCGGTCCGAGCTGTTCGCGTACCACTGCGTATGCCAAGGGCGAGATGACTATCGACACAGCAAGCGAAATGGCAACCCCCGCCCACGCATAGCTAATTGAGGCGATCTCGCCGAGATACCTCATCGCCAAAGGAAATGCCGGAAAAAATGCGACGTTGGAATCAGTGCCGGAAAGATAGTTGTACCCACTGGCTGCAATACCCAGGTACCAGTGGCCGTCCCAGTTGACGATGGCTTCGCCAAGGCCCGAGCTCAACTTTTGAGAAAGTGAGGCACCACCGAGAGCTAGCGCTGCCAAATCGGCAAGGCGCATGCCGATTGGCAACAGCCAAAGGACAGCGAGATGAGTCTTGCTAGACGAAGCTTCGTCAGGATCAGGCTGCATCTGATCCCAACAACCCAAGAGAAATCGCTAATGCCGCGCCGTCCAAGATATCGGCCTCGGACACGATGACCTCTTCGAACTCCCACCGTCTCAAAATCGCCACTAACACAACTGTGCCTCCGACAATCACGTCGGCGCGCTTAGGTTCAAGCCCAGGCTCGTTGCGAAGTTCCTCCTTTGGAGTTGTAGCGAGGTACCTAAACAGCTCCTCCACCTGACGTCTGCCAAGACGGTGGTGGTGCACCGCGTCAGGGTCGTAAGACTCCAATCCCAAGTCCATTGCGGCAAGGCTCGTTACAGTGCCCGCCAGCCCGACGAAGGAGCGTGCACTTCTGGCCGGAAACTCTCTCTCGGCACTTACCAAACAGCAGTTGACTTCCCTAAGGGCCTCCGACAGTTCCTCCGCTCTTGGAGGATTCGAATGCAAAAACCGCTCGGTAAGCCGTACACAGCCAATGTCGAGGCTGGCCCAGCCCATCAATGAGATCCCTGGGAAAACAAGAGGTTCATCGTCGGAGTACGACAAGATGGAATTTGGCCCAGACTTGCTCTCTTGTAGACCTAATGCCAGCTCCGTGGAGCCGCCCCCTATGTCAACGACCAAAATTGGTCCAGGGCCAGCGTCTGGCCATGCCCCAATGGCCCCCGCGAACGACAACATTGCCTCTGCTTGCCCGCTTAGCAGCGTTGGACGTACTCCCAGCGAGTCCTCTACCTTGACGAAGAATTCCTCGTGATTGCTGGCATCTCTGCAAGCGCTCGTGGCAATTGCGCCAACTCGGTCGGCCCCCAACGATCGAATCGTTCGAGAGTACTCGCATAGAAGAGCGCACGTTCGCTCCATAGCTTCTAATTTGATGATTCTTTCGGAAGAGACGCCCTCGCCCAGACGTGTGATCGTGGTTGTACGCACGATCGTCGATAGACCGTCACCTTCGGTGTCAGCCACTAGAAGTCGTGTCGAGTTTGTTCCTATGTCGACCGCTGCAACCCTCATCAGATCCTCGTTTTGCTGGCTTCCTAGGTCCCGATACCGGGTGATGTGGCTCCCTCCACAACGGATTCCTGGCCGTGCCCACAACACAGGGTAGCTCGCAGTCGAGGGGCTCCACGTCAGGAGCCACATCCTCTCCGACTGGATTTGGATACCCGGCGAGAAAATGCGCGTAGTGAGCATGAAGGCACTTGATGGCGCAAGGCGACGCCGACCCAGCAATCCCACCCTTTGGTCGAGGGCCCAAGTATCCATTGGGAATGTGAGCATCACGCTCCCGGGCGTATGCTATGTGCGCTTCAGCAAGGCGCCGGGCGAAATTTGGATCCCTCCTCGTCCTCTGGGACAACTCGTGGATCCTACACATTCCTTCTAGTCGCCCAACCCGAGAGACCGCCAATGGACAGGTTAGCCAGAACCGGGTAGGAAAAGGGGTCCCGTCATCGAGGAGGGGTGAAACTTCTATAGAGACAGGAAGACCCAAATGACAAAGGGACACGACTTTTACGCAGCCCCTCAGTTTCCTGCCTACCTGAACCGATGCAGCGGCGCGTAACCGATCCTCGTCCATCTCTATTAGACGAAGCGTCCTTGAAACGTTTTAAGAAGCTTTCGAACTTGGCACACGCCTCTATACACCAACCTTCGAAATTGTTACCGAGCCTGCCTCGGCTTGAACCATGCGTCAGAGAGTCGGGGCCGAGGTGCGTCGTGCTTCGACATTGATCGTTTTGCCAGCTCTACCCCTTCGTAGACGACGCCTTCGTTGCCGGCTGCGGCGAAGATTGACGCAGAGGTGAACGACTGGGGCTTGGAGTTGGCGTCGGGCCGGTTTTATCCGGGGACCCGGCGCTCTGTGTCCTTCTAGAAGTATTAGATGTCGGTGCCAACGTAGTCTGGCTTTTTTGAGTAGGCGCCTCGGAGACGCTGTTTGGCGTAGAAGATCGAGTCTTCGTAGGATCAGGCCAAGGCCCTTCAACCGGAACAAAGACAATCTCGCCGGGGCGAGCCAGACCGAGATTTTCACGTGCCAACCGCTCGATCGACGCCGGGTTACGTGCCTCTTTGGCTTTGTTTCGAAGCACCTCCGCTTCTAACCGCAATCTGGCAGCCTCCGTCCGCATCCGAGAGGCGTCGCTACGGTAGGAAAGGATTTTTCCTAAAGGGAGCGCGGCTATAAACACAATGACTACACATATTGCTAGTACCAAGAAGTAGTGAAGTAACCAGCCTTCCAGAACCGATCCAACGGTATTGAGTTCTTGATCAAGTCCTACGTGTGTTCGCTTCTTGTTCTGGAAGGTCAAATCCCCCGAAACCGGGAGCGCCGAATTTCTCTCGTCCGATAATTTCCGAGGATTCCGGCGAAACTTTCCAGTGAAGAGTGCAGGATTAGAAGCCATAGCAAACGACAGAGATCTACTACGTCGACAGCGCTGCACGACCTGGAAACCGAGCGGCATCGCCAAGATACTCCTCGATTCGCAGGAGCTGGTTGTACTTGCCCGTCCTGTCGGATCTCGCAGGCGCTCCGGTTTTGATCTGTCCGGCATTTGTCGCCACTACTAGATCAGCAATGCTCGTGTCCTCTGTCTCTCCCGATCTATGAGAGACGATTGCCTTGTAACCCTTGGAAACAGCTAATTGGACACAGTCCAGAGTCTCGGTGACTGTTCCAATTTGGTTCATCTTGACCAAGACCGCATTGGCTACTCCCGCCGAGATGCCCGTCTGTACTCGGTCAATGTCTGTCACGAACAAATCGTCGCCAACTAGCTGCACTCTCCTGCCCAACGACTGGGTGAGCATTTTCCAGCCCTCCCAGTCGTCCTGAGCCAAACCATCTTCGATCGACACGATCGGAAACCGATCCACTAGAGCAGCGAGAAACCCCACCATATCTGCCGAGTCGAGTCTCCGGCCCTCGCCCGTGAGTACATAAAGGCCCTCCCTGTAAAACTCTGATGCTGCGACGTCAATAGCAAGGCATACATCAGTGCCGGGGGTATATCCTGCTGTCTCAATTGCGGAGACTAAAAGTGCAGCCGCCTCGGAGGCGGACCGCACAGGTGGAGCGAAACCTCCCTCGTCCCCCAGGCCACTACTCATCCCTTTGCGCTCAAGTAAATCTCCGAGGGATAGGTAGATTTCGGTGCCAATCCGTAGCGCATCAGCGAAACCGGCGGCCTCCACCGGAACA
Encoded proteins:
- the aspA gene encoding aspartate ammonia-lyase (catalyzes the formation of fumarate from aspartate) produces the protein MKKGEFRIERDSMGEMEVPKDALYGAQTQRAYLNFPISSYKMPSSIIRALGLIKWAAAESNKELGTLDPVIADAIASAALEVAEGKHLDHFPLDVFQTGSGTSTNMNANEVIARLAELALGGSAKVHPNDHVNLGQSSNDVFPSAVHIAVAEEITKKLMPALEVLQNSLAAKEGEFNSVIKTGRTHLMDATPIRLGQEFGGYRRQVEAGVERIKCAMERLLELPLGGTAVGTGINMHPDFPRKAITRISHATGLEFKEAQNHFEAQGARDGLVELSGALKTIAVSGYKIANDIRWMNSGPMAGIAEITVPAVQPGSSIMPGKVNPVYSEVVMQVACQIIGNDSTISVAGLSGNFELNVMIPVMGWNALESVALLSSSLRVFAERCIDGIKANVEKCRRGAESSLSIVTALVPLAGYDACAEIAKEAALSGKTIREVAIERGLPEEAVDRALDLEAMTRPGL
- a CDS encoding alanine racemase yields the protein MLEAKRDRVTRDEVPTPALVVDASVLDANISKMASYFANRKTKLRPHFKAHKCVEIARAQIAKGSTVGLTCATVRELEVLREAGFPDVLLANEISTQDKAERVANVARDISVKVAVDSRRQIDLLEEACSQVGGECGVLVDINVGLPRCGIPPSRAPKLAQSVVDSPHLRFEGLMGYEGHCVLLEDPQLRRDNTLAAMDLLLEAKEAVEAAGIEVRIVSAGGTGTYDITGNLEFVTEIQAGSYVLMDDAYYKLGLGFERGLYLLCTVISRSSSAIAVADGGLKALSTDHGLPTVLESKEAKVAFLSDEHATILAPPDRSELEEGSKIHLTVTHIDPTINMHDELWVLDGEKVVDVWPIAARGYGRRSNGGC
- a CDS encoding exopolyphosphatase codes for the protein MLTTRIFSPGIQIQSERMWLLTWSPSTASYPVLWARPGIRCGGSHITRYRDLGSQQNEDLMRVAAVDIGTNSTRLLVADTEGDGLSTIVRTTTITRLGEGVSSERIIKLEAMERTCALLCEYSRTIRSLGADRVGAIATSACRDASNHEEFFVKVEDSLGVRPTLLSGQAEAMLSFAGAIGAWPDAGPGPILVVDIGGGSTELALGLQESKSGPNSILSYSDDEPLVFPGISLMGWASLDIGCVRLTERFLHSNPPRAEELSEALREVNCCLVSAEREFPARSARSFVGLAGTVTSLAAMDLGLESYDPDAVHHHRLGRRQVEELFRYLATTPKEELRNEPGLEPKRADVIVGGTVVLVAILRRWEFEEVIVSEADILDGAALAISLGLLGSDAA
- a CDS encoding DUF501 domain-containing protein, coding for MDEDRLRAAASVQVGRKLRGCVKVVSLCHLGLPVSIEVSPLLDDGTPFPTRFWLTCPLAVSRVGRLEGMCRIHELSQRTRRDPNFARRLAEAHIAYARERDAHIPNGYLGPRPKGGIAGSASPCAIKCLHAHYAHFLAGYPNPVGEDVAPDVEPLDCELPCVVGTARNPLWREPHHPVSGPRKPAKRGSDEGCSGRHRNKLDTTSSG
- a CDS encoding phosphopyruvate hydratase codes for the protein MSSVSLERVSIVAVRAREILDSRGNPTVEVEIETSTGAVGRAAVPSGASTGRFEAVELRDGDNRYRGKGVHRAVTNVMEVIAPRAIGREVFDQRGLDQLLIQLDGSQNKASLGANAILGVSLAACHAAAASLGIPLFRYLGGANAHLLPVPLMNVLNGGRHARNDLDFQEFMIVPVEAAGFADALRIGTEIYLSLGDLLERKGMSSGLGDEGGFAPPVRSASEAAALLVSAIETAGYTPGTDVCLAIDVAASEFYREGLYVLTGEGRRLDSADMVGFLAALVDRFPIVSIEDGLAQDDWEGWKMLTQSLGRRVQLVGDDLFVTDIDRVQTGISAGVANAVLVKMNQIGTVTETLDCVQLAVSKGYKAIVSHRSGETEDTSIADLVVATNAGQIKTGAPARSDRTGKYNQLLRIEEYLGDAARFPGRAALST